The Streptomonospora litoralis genome window below encodes:
- a CDS encoding ATP-binding protein — translation MRSVLFGHEPEQVTRARSWCRRTSGVPYDRLYPVLLALSELYTNALTHTASGLPGGRVRIDLTVLADGIRLAVTDQGPRPGKPATHPTLPESDPLEEHGRGLVLVDRLSRDWGWHGVPGLPTTVWALFDRSPSFGR, via the coding sequence GTGCGCAGCGTCCTCTTCGGCCACGAACCGGAACAGGTCACCCGCGCCCGGAGCTGGTGCCGGCGGACCAGCGGCGTTCCCTACGACCGCCTCTATCCGGTGCTGTTGGCGCTTTCGGAGCTGTATACGAACGCGCTCACGCATACGGCGTCGGGACTCCCGGGCGGCAGGGTCCGAATCGACTTGACGGTACTGGCCGACGGCATACGTCTCGCCGTCACTGATCAAGGCCCTCGGCCGGGAAAACCGGCCACGCACCCGACTCTGCCCGAATCCGACCCGCTCGAAGAGCACGGCCGAGGTCTCGTGCTCGTGGATCGCCTCAGCCGCGACTGGGGCTGGCACGGGGTTCCCGGACTCCCGACAACGGTCTGGGCGCTGTTCGACCGAAGCCCCAGCTTCGGGCGGTAA
- a CDS encoding helix-turn-helix domain-containing protein, giving the protein MASTAVRTDILTCLRGRTAPATAAEIAEATGRGRSTVTQALRGLETDGRATRTRMSHEPGKRVADLWSLAATGAATEGEGEAPASPDPDNDAPGPVSESPAPREAPADAATADTPEAADAPVPTAEEVPAPRPAPAAATSQEVPKKKGAADSDTRTRAPEQTDGAAQTNKVSRTTRLEPGGLRKIVKAILDSEPEEEFSPTEISHLLRGRSVGAIQNALARLVKDGEAELTCEAPRRYSAA; this is encoded by the coding sequence ATGGCCAGCACCGCTGTGCGCACCGACATCCTCACCTGCCTGCGCGGGCGCACCGCCCCCGCCACCGCCGCTGAGATCGCCGAGGCGACCGGCCGGGGCCGCTCCACCGTCACCCAGGCCTTGCGCGGCCTGGAGACCGACGGCCGTGCCACCCGTACCCGGATGAGCCACGAGCCGGGCAAGCGCGTGGCCGACCTCTGGAGCCTCGCGGCCACCGGCGCCGCCACCGAGGGGGAGGGCGAGGCCCCCGCCTCGCCGGACCCGGACAACGACGCCCCGGGACCCGTGTCCGAGTCGCCGGCCCCGCGCGAGGCCCCGGCCGATGCGGCGACGGCCGACACACCGGAGGCGGCGGACGCACCGGTGCCCACGGCCGAGGAGGTACCGGCGCCGCGCCCGGCACCGGCGGCCGCCACCTCGCAGGAGGTTCCGAAGAAGAAGGGCGCGGCCGACTCGGACACCCGCACGCGGGCACCGGAGCAAACCGACGGGGCGGCGCAGACGAACAAGGTCAGCCGTACGACCCGGCTGGAGCCGGGCGGGCTGCGGAAGATCGTCAAGGCCATCCTCGACTCCGAACCGGAGGAGGAGTTCTCGCCCACCGAGATCAGCCACCTGCTGCGCGGGCGCAGCGTCGGCGCGATCCAGAACGCCCTGGCCCGGCTGGTCAAGGACGGCGAGGCCGAGCTGACGTGTGAAGCCCCGCGCCGCTACAGCGCCGCCTGA
- a CDS encoding helix-turn-helix domain-containing protein produces the protein MGNTGDGPGRSMTAEEVARLPVVLDPVTAGRLLGIGRTSTYRLLETRAFPAPAFRAGKRWRIPTSGVCALLGLAYPPTGGTGTGGGGGRPSDSDQER, from the coding sequence ATGGGAAACACCGGCGACGGGCCGGGGCGGTCGATGACCGCTGAGGAGGTGGCCCGCCTGCCGGTGGTGCTGGATCCGGTCACCGCCGGGCGCCTGCTGGGGATCGGGCGCACCAGCACCTACCGGCTGCTGGAGACCCGGGCGTTTCCCGCCCCGGCCTTCCGGGCGGGCAAGCGGTGGCGCATCCCCACTTCCGGGGTGTGCGCCCTGCTCGGGCTCGCCTACCCGCCCACCGGCGGGACGGGCACGGGCGGCGGGGGTGGTCGGCCTTCGGATTCCGACCAGGAAAGGTGA
- a CDS encoding tyrosine-type recombinase/integrase — MAIREGSVFKRCSCRDDTTGKPLGTRCPKLKRPNGGWNSAHGTWAFQIELPRRASGARRQARRIGFDTQEAARDHLDHIKAALAVAEGDEQAAIKVADLIEAAIAKRTDLPGTDEVRRRIGGGADTREQVPTVGEWLTEWLAGKKKLAASTRLSYQGHITNYLAPHLGWVRLDKLGVGHLQMMFEAIEETNDHIRTSRASDDREVRASVHGMRTVSVSTKHRIRATLRSALSAAVSRPDLPLQVNVASHIELESAPRPKPVVWSAERVARYRKTGEVPAPVMVWTPEQTTRFLERAYRDRLYALFHLIALKGPRRGEAVGLEWDSVRLDDGAIDITTQVVQLGWDTAMSAPKSAAGRRTVTLDTDTVKVLKAWRKRQRQERLKAGESWTESGRVFTHPDGTGLHPGWVSGLFGRIAAEAGLPPISLHGLRHGAASLSLAAGVDVKVVSAELGHTTTAFTQDTYQSVFPDVAKAAAEATAKLLPLKQTGAGG; from the coding sequence ATGGCCATCCGCGAGGGATCGGTGTTCAAGCGGTGCAGCTGCCGCGACGACACCACAGGCAAACCGTTGGGGACGAGGTGCCCCAAGCTGAAACGGCCCAATGGGGGCTGGAACTCCGCCCACGGAACCTGGGCTTTCCAGATCGAGTTGCCCCGACGCGCCTCCGGCGCGCGGCGCCAGGCGCGGCGGATCGGGTTCGACACCCAGGAAGCCGCGCGCGACCACCTCGACCACATCAAAGCGGCACTGGCGGTGGCCGAGGGAGACGAGCAGGCCGCGATCAAAGTGGCCGACCTCATCGAAGCGGCGATCGCGAAGCGCACCGACCTCCCGGGCACGGACGAGGTGCGGCGGCGTATCGGCGGGGGCGCCGATACCCGCGAGCAGGTGCCCACGGTGGGCGAGTGGCTCACCGAGTGGTTGGCGGGCAAGAAGAAGCTCGCCGCCTCCACCCGGTTGTCGTATCAGGGCCACATCACCAACTACCTCGCCCCGCACCTGGGCTGGGTCCGGTTGGACAAGCTCGGTGTGGGGCATCTGCAGATGATGTTCGAGGCGATCGAGGAGACCAACGACCACATCCGCACCAGCCGCGCCAGCGACGACCGCGAGGTTCGCGCCTCGGTGCACGGGATGCGGACCGTGAGTGTGTCCACCAAGCACCGGATCCGTGCGACGCTGCGCAGCGCCCTGTCGGCGGCGGTGTCTAGGCCGGACCTTCCGTTGCAGGTGAACGTGGCCTCGCATATCGAGTTGGAGTCGGCTCCGCGCCCGAAGCCGGTGGTGTGGAGCGCGGAGCGGGTCGCCAGGTACCGGAAAACGGGGGAGGTGCCGGCCCCGGTGATGGTGTGGACCCCCGAGCAGACCACCCGGTTTCTCGAGCGGGCGTACCGGGACCGGCTCTATGCGCTCTTCCACCTCATCGCCCTGAAAGGCCCCCGTCGCGGTGAGGCGGTCGGGCTGGAATGGGACTCGGTCCGGTTGGACGACGGCGCCATCGACATCACGACGCAGGTGGTGCAGCTGGGCTGGGACACGGCGATGTCTGCGCCCAAGAGCGCGGCCGGGCGGCGCACCGTCACCCTCGACACGGACACCGTGAAAGTCCTGAAGGCGTGGCGCAAGCGCCAGCGCCAGGAACGCCTCAAGGCCGGAGAATCTTGGACCGAGTCCGGGCGGGTGTTCACCCACCCCGACGGGACCGGGCTGCACCCGGGGTGGGTGAGCGGGTTGTTCGGCCGGATCGCGGCCGAGGCGGGCCTGCCGCCGATCAGCCTGCACGGGCTGCGCCACGGCGCCGCCTCGCTGAGTCTGGCGGCGGGGGTGGACGTGAAGGTGGTCTCGGCCGAGCTGGGCCATACCACGACCGCGTTCACCCAGGACACGTATCAGAGCGTGTTTCCCGACGTCGCCAAAGCCGCCGCCGAGGCGACGGCGAAGCTGCTGCCGTTGAAGCAGACAGGCGCCGGGGGCTGA
- a CDS encoding cobalamin biosynthesis protein, whose protein sequence is MKKQDRRSAWPTAAGLLCGALLDRVLPDPESGHPVAVYGRAAGRLERLVYRPSQGRGAAFTLLAVAPVAAGAGLLHSRCGGPGVRAAVTCGVTWAVVGGAMLGREAEAIAGALEAGDLDEARRRLPGLCGRDPQALDERGFARATVESVAENTSDAVVAPLLWGAVLGLPGLCGYRAVNTLDAMVGHRSPRYARFGWASARLDDVLNWAPARLTAALTAAAAPVVGGSPAHVLRMRARYGSRHPSPNAGHCEAAFAGALDLRLGGRNVYGSRVEDRPELGEGRSPEVTDIRRAVRLARTVNAAAAGTAAATALALAARGTRPTRSAPATAVDRSGVPTLAAGALSLLLRPGAKGRLARRLAAHAAFGTLRGRRAS, encoded by the coding sequence GTGAAGAAGCAGGATCGACGCTCGGCGTGGCCGACCGCTGCGGGGCTGCTGTGCGGCGCCCTCCTGGATCGCGTGCTGCCCGATCCCGAGTCCGGGCATCCGGTGGCCGTCTACGGTCGTGCCGCAGGGCGGCTGGAGCGGCTCGTCTACCGGCCGTCACAGGGTCGGGGTGCCGCTTTCACGCTGCTCGCGGTCGCTCCCGTCGCGGCGGGCGCCGGGCTGTTGCATTCCCGGTGCGGCGGTCCCGGCGTGCGTGCCGCTGTGACCTGCGGGGTCACCTGGGCTGTCGTCGGCGGGGCGATGCTGGGGCGGGAGGCCGAGGCGATCGCCGGGGCGCTAGAGGCCGGGGACCTCGACGAGGCGCGGCGGCGGCTGCCGGGCCTGTGCGGTCGTGATCCCCAGGCTCTGGACGAGCGGGGTTTCGCCCGCGCCACGGTGGAATCGGTCGCCGAGAACACCTCCGACGCCGTGGTCGCGCCGCTGCTTTGGGGTGCGGTGCTGGGCCTCCCCGGGCTCTGCGGTTACCGCGCAGTCAACACCTTGGACGCGATGGTGGGACATCGGTCGCCCCGATACGCGCGATTCGGTTGGGCGTCTGCTCGGCTCGACGATGTCCTGAACTGGGCGCCCGCGCGGCTCACGGCCGCGCTCACGGCCGCCGCGGCGCCGGTCGTGGGAGGGTCGCCCGCCCACGTGCTGCGTATGCGGGCGCGCTACGGCTCCCGCCATCCCAGCCCCAACGCCGGGCACTGCGAAGCGGCGTTCGCCGGCGCGCTGGACCTACGGCTTGGAGGCAGGAACGTGTACGGATCCCGGGTTGAGGACCGCCCGGAACTGGGGGAAGGACGCTCTCCGGAAGTGACCGACATCCGCAGGGCGGTGCGGCTCGCCCGGACCGTCAACGCGGCCGCGGCCGGTACCGCCGCTGCGACGGCCCTGGCCCTGGCCGCACGCGGAACCCGGCCGACCCGCTCCGCGCCCGCCACGGCAGTCGACCGGTCCGGCGTGCCGACCCTCGCCGCCGGCGCACTGTCCCTGCTGCTGCGCCCAGGGGCGAAGGGGCGCCTCGCCCGCCGCCTCGCCGCGCACGCGGCATTCGGCACCCTCCGCGGACGGAGGGCCTCGTGA
- a CDS encoding cobyric acid synthase — translation MIRRGPAGAPALLVAGTTSDAGKSVIVTGICRWLARQGVKVAPFKAQNMSLNSAVTADGAEIGRAQAAQAAAAGVEPTAAMNPVLLKPGSDRRSQVVVRGRPVGETDALGYREFKDRLRTVAAESLAELRAEYDAVVCEGAGSPAEINLRRGDIANMGLAREAGLPVLVVGDIDRGGVFAAMHGTLALLEPADQALIAGFVVNKFRGAPELLEPGLDMLRRLTGRPVHGVLPWLDGQWLDVEDSLALSGERGPALAPLRGRTLRVAVVRTPRISNFTDIDALAVEPGVDVRFATSPHELDDADLVVLPGSRATVADLAWMRERGLDAAVVDRAGHERPVLGICGGYQMLARTIHDEVESGAGAVPGLGLLPTSVDFAADKTLARPVGSAYGHTVEAYEIHHGLTRIEDEPGTERFLDGCRRRAVWGTTWHGALENDAFRRAFLADVAQCAGRDFVPAPDTDFAAERTARVDALGDMVEQYMDTDALLRLMEQGPPAELPIVPPAGLPAG, via the coding sequence ATGATCCGCCGCGGCCCCGCCGGCGCACCTGCCCTGCTCGTCGCCGGGACCACCTCCGACGCGGGCAAGAGCGTCATCGTGACGGGCATCTGCCGCTGGCTCGCCCGCCAGGGCGTCAAGGTGGCCCCCTTCAAGGCGCAGAACATGTCGTTGAACTCCGCCGTGACCGCGGACGGCGCCGAGATCGGCCGCGCCCAGGCCGCCCAGGCCGCGGCGGCGGGCGTCGAGCCCACTGCTGCCATGAACCCGGTGCTGCTCAAGCCCGGCAGCGATCGCCGCAGCCAGGTCGTCGTGCGCGGACGCCCCGTCGGCGAGACCGACGCCCTGGGCTACCGCGAGTTCAAGGACCGCCTGCGCACGGTCGCCGCGGAAAGCCTGGCCGAGCTGCGCGCCGAGTACGATGCGGTCGTCTGCGAGGGCGCCGGCAGTCCCGCCGAGATCAACCTGCGGCGCGGCGACATCGCGAACATGGGCCTGGCGCGCGAGGCCGGCCTCCCGGTCCTGGTGGTCGGCGACATCGACCGCGGGGGCGTATTCGCCGCCATGCACGGCACCCTCGCCCTGCTGGAACCCGCCGACCAGGCACTGATCGCGGGCTTCGTCGTCAACAAGTTCCGCGGCGCCCCCGAGTTGCTGGAGCCCGGACTGGACATGCTGCGCCGCCTGACCGGCCGCCCGGTCCACGGTGTCCTGCCCTGGTTGGACGGCCAGTGGCTCGACGTGGAGGACTCGCTCGCGCTCAGCGGCGAGCGCGGCCCCGCCCTCGCTCCCCTGCGCGGGCGGACCCTGCGCGTGGCGGTCGTGCGTACGCCGCGGATCAGCAACTTCACCGACATCGACGCGCTGGCGGTCGAACCCGGCGTCGACGTCCGCTTCGCGACCTCCCCGCACGAGCTGGACGACGCGGATCTCGTGGTGCTGCCGGGCAGCCGCGCCACGGTCGCCGACCTGGCGTGGATGCGCGAACGCGGACTGGACGCCGCGGTGGTGGACCGCGCCGGACACGAACGTCCCGTACTGGGCATCTGCGGCGGATACCAGATGCTGGCGCGCACCATCCACGACGAGGTCGAGTCGGGAGCGGGCGCGGTGCCCGGGCTCGGCCTGCTGCCGACCAGCGTCGACTTCGCCGCGGACAAGACCCTCGCCCGCCCGGTCGGATCCGCCTACGGACACACCGTCGAGGCCTACGAGATCCACCACGGCCTGACGCGGATCGAGGACGAGCCCGGCACCGAGCGCTTCCTCGACGGCTGCCGCAGGCGCGCAGTGTGGGGCACCACCTGGCACGGCGCTCTGGAGAACGACGCCTTCCGCCGCGCTTTCCTCGCCGATGTGGCGCAGTGTGCGGGCCGGGACTTCGTGCCCGCCCCCGACACCGACTTCGCCGCCGAGCGCACGGCGCGCGTGGACGCGCTCGGCGACATGGTGGAGCAGTACATGGACACCGACGCGCTGCTGCGGTTGATGGAGCAGGGCCCGCCCGCGGAGTTGCCGATCGTGCCGCCAGCGGGGCTTCCCGCCGGTTGA